GCTCGGCAGCCTGCTCAGCAGCGACCAAGGGCTCAGCCATGCGCCGGCGTGGTTGGGGAATTTCATTGCTGCTTTCGCTCACGTCAATACCAGTGGCAACGACTGAAACCCGCATTTTACCCGCCATCTCTATGTCCAGCGTTGAGCCGACGATGATATTGGCATCCGCATCCACTTCCTCGCGCACCCGATTGGCCGCCTCATCCAATTCAAACAAGGTTAAATCTTGGCCACCGGTGATGTTGATCAAAACGCCGCGTGCGCCGTTAAGACTGATTTCATCAAGCAATGGATTGGCAATTGCTTTTTCAGCCGCCTGAATAGCGCGGTCTTCGCCCTCAGCTTCGCCTGTGCCCATCATCGCCTTGCCCATTTCATCCATTACGGCGCGGACATCGGCAAAGTCCAAATTGATCAAGCCGGGGCGCACCATCAGATCTGTGACGCCTTTGACACCCTGATACAAGACGTCATCCGCCATGCTGAACGCATCTGTAAAGGTGGTTTTTTCATTCGCCAGACGGAATAAATTCTGGTTCGGGATGATGATCAGCGTATCAACCATCTTTTGCAGTGCCTCGACGCCCTCTTCAGCCTGACGCATCCGCTTGGCACCTTCGAACTGAAACGGCTTGGTAACAACCCCAACCGTAAGCACCCCAAGTTCGCGCGCGGCTTGCGCGATGATCGGTGCCGCGCCTGTGCCTGTTCCGCCCCCCATTCCGGCGGTGATAAAACACATATGCGCGCCCGCCAAATTATCGACGATTTGTTCGATGCTTTCTTCAGCAGCGGCAGATCCAACCGACGCCCGTGCGCCCGCGCCCAAACCCTCGGTCACTTTCACACCCAACTGGATACGGGTGCTTGATTGGCTTTGCTGCAGCGCCTGTGCATCGGTGTTCGCAACGACAAACTCAACGCCATCCAGCTCTTTGCTGATCATGTTATTCACCGCATTACCGCCAGCGCCACCAACGCCAAAAACGGTAATTCTGGGTTTTAATTCGTCATATTGGGGCACTGAAAGTTTCAATGTCATGGTTGATCCGCCTGTGATTTGTCCCATTTTGGGAACATTTTTAATTATTAAGTGAATGGTAGCTAAATAAATTCAAAAGGTCACGCAAAATTACGATCTACCCGCTAAATATGGGCGATTTTGTGCCCATAACACCCGATCTAGACACCAGCCTTCCCCTAAGCTCTACCAATTATCTTTAAACCAGCGCATTGCACGCTTCAAAGAACGAGTCGGATAGCGCGCCGGTGTCATCTCAAAATCCCACCATTCATCTTGCGGATGGGCGGCAAAAAGGCTTAAACCGACCAAACCGGCGCAATTAGCGCCCGCGTAAGCTGGCGGCAATCCGTGGATGCGCAACGGTCTGCCCAAGCGCACTTGTTGGCCCAGCAACCGACTGGCTAAATCATCTATGCCCGGGATCTGGCTGCCGCCACCCGTCAGCACGATTTGCTGCGCGGGCAGATGATCAAACCCGGCAGCATCCAAGCAAGATCTTATATCTTCAAAAATTTCTTCCATTCTTGGCCGTATAATACCGATCAACTCGGCGCGGCTGACCATCCGTCGATCCCGTTCCCAATCGCCGGTATCGCCGCCCATTTCGATCATATCCCGGTCATCCATACCGGTGGCAATCAACCCTCCATGCATGGTTTTAATCCGCTCTGCCAGCGCCATAGGAACTTGCAAGCCCATCGAGATATCCCGCGTAATATGGTCACCGCCTAGCCTGACCGTATCGGCGTAAATCATGTGCTTTTTCATAAAAATCGATACGCTTGACGTGCCGCCGCCAA
The sequence above is drawn from the Rhodobacteraceae bacterium IMCC1335 genome and encodes:
- the ftsZ gene encoding cell division protein FtsZ; translated protein: MTLKLSVPQYDELKPRITVFGVGGAGGNAVNNMISKELDGVEFVVANTDAQALQQSQSSTRIQLGVKVTEGLGAGARASVGSAAAEESIEQIVDNLAGAHMCFITAGMGGGTGTGAAPIIAQAARELGVLTVGVVTKPFQFEGAKRMRQAEEGVEALQKMVDTLIIIPNQNLFRLANEKTTFTDAFSMADDVLYQGVKGVTDLMVRPGLINLDFADVRAVMDEMGKAMMGTGEAEGEDRAIQAAEKAIANPLLDEISLNGARGVLINITGGQDLTLFELDEAANRVREEVDADANIIVGSTLDIEMAGKMRVSVVATGIDVSESSNEIPQPRRRMAEPLVAAEQAAELTLAQEREPELTVPAAPEADLFADAQSAHVLDEALAPHDERLGGQDDSLPPPAYQGQPAAPLQLGEDTAVRVSAAGVPTDEAMARLRAAVKTTPASAQPQSQVEEEPAASERPRFGIGSLINRMSGAESNRTSVATAPAAPQETPVSRALTAEAADEPPLEQERIEVPAFLRRQAN